A stretch of DNA from Nonlabens ponticola:
AGGCGCAGTAGGGCTTGTACTTGCAGGAATGGAGAACAATCCAGAGCAAAATTATCTTTTTGCAGGTCTCATTCTCATCGCTTGTACCTGTTATGCGAGTAATGTCAATATAATCAAGCGTTACCTGCAGGAAATCAAACCGCTGGCTATTGCTACGGCAAATTTTGTATTCATACTACCGCTTGCCATCATTGTTTTCTTATCGGCTGATGGAGCGAGCATTGAATTTACCAGTGAGCCAGTCTTAAAGAGTCTAGGTTTTATTCTGGTACTATGTCTTTTTGGTACTGTTGCTGCCAAGATCATGTTCAACAAATTAGTCCAGATAACATCGCCGGTTTTTGCGAGTTCTGTTACTTATTTGATGCCTGTTATCGGCCTCACATGGGGTATTTTAGATGGTGAAGATTTTAATATATGGCAATTTGTTGCCACGGCTGTAATCATTTTTGCGGTGATTCTTGTAACCAGCGCAAAGAAAAAGCCAGCCTCTGATTAGAGACTGGCTTTGTAATTATGTAGAGATATTAGATGTGATTACGCTTTCGCGAAAGCGTAACTACAGCAATTACCTATCTACTCAAAATCTGAATCTACAACACCTTCATTTACCTTGATGGTATTTATGTTGAATCTGATCTCTTGACCACCAAGATTTTGAATAATAGCAGTTGGGAATTTCACACCTTTGACTTCTTTGTAATCTTCAAATCGAGTCAATTGCTTGAATTCTTGACCCTGTGAAGTTGCAGTGACTTCTTCACCCAGCAATAGATTGCTGCTCATGTCATAGAATCTCTTTTTAGTGTCTGTCCACTGGATAACGTAAACTTTTTTGTCATCCATCATCTCTGCACCTGCAAGTGAGCCTTGATCTGGATAGGTAAATTCTGGAAATAGAACCGCTTCCTGAGCCACTGCTTCTAGTTGGTCACCTTCTAGCTCCATGTTACCTTGCATGCCGCTCATCTTTCCTTTACCGTTATTGTATACTTGCTTCATGGCTACATTACCGCCTACACTAACTGTCTGGCTGTATTGACCCTTGCTTGTTTTCTTGATGTTCAATAACAGTTCACCCATTGGTGAAGATGCTGTCCCGATAAGTGCGATGCTCTTGACGTCAGTCACTGCATCGCGACCACCTATTGCCTTGACGTAATCTGCCAGTACGGTGTTTACGGTAGCGTCAGCTGGTATATCGACACCAGATGGCTTCTCTACTGGATTTGCATATTTGTCATAGTATTTGATAGGCACATTCTTACCATCGATTTTCATCTTCTCAAGATTCTCAAGAACGTCACTTGCTTTACCTACAAGAACGATACGCATGTTATCACGCTTCATGTACTTGTTAGCTACACGTTTTACATCTTCCTTAGTTACTGCATTGATGTTTTTAATGAAATCCTTGTAGAAATCCTCGTCAAGATCATTGGTTCTTATAGTTATGGCACGATCTGCAACGACTGATTTATCCTCAGACTGCATGATGAAATTTCCTAGGAATTTAGCCTTTGCATTTGAAAGATCTTCATCGCTCACATACTCTGTACGTATGCGGTTCAGTTCCTTCATGGTCTCTACTACTGCGCTATCAGTCACCTCGTTACGCACTTTACTGGTCGCACGGAATGTGGATTTGTAGTTTCTACCAGCGCCTAGACCTGATCCAGCACCATATGTATAACCATTCTCTTCACGTAGGTTCATATTAAGGTATGAGCCAAAACCACCACCAAAAATATAATTTGCAATTAAAGCTGCATGATAATCTTCATCATTCATTTTTAATTCTGAAAGATTGTAAACAGCAAGTTCAGTCTGTACTGCGTTAGGTACGTCTACAAAATTGATTTGTGTCATGGCAACGTCGTTCACTTCAGGAAGATTAGGCTTAGGAGCATCTTTTGCTTTCCAGTCGCCAAAGTATTTCTTCACTAGCTTTTTAGCATCCTTACCATCAATGTCACCACTAATAAGTAAGTAAGCTTTAGAAGGCACGAAGTAGGAGTTATAGAACTCCTTCACATCAGCTACAGTTACATTATTTATCGTCTCCTCAGTAGCAAATTCACCAGCTGGGTGATCGGTTCCATAAACTAATGCACTGCGTACGCGACCTGCAACAGCAGCGGCACTATTCTCACCTGACTTAATTCCTTCAATAAGCTGTGACTTTTCAGTATCTAGCTCTTCTTGAGTAAAATTAGGGTTCAAAGCAGCCTCTGCAAACAGAGCCATTACTTCTTCAGTATATTTTGATAGTGTCGTTGCAAAACCACCACCTGTTCCTACATTGATTCTTGCTCCTAGGTAATCAACCTGCTCATTGAATTTCTCCTTAGGAGTTTTAGTGGTTCCTTTACCCATGATAGAACCTGCAAGCGACTGCACACCAGCTTTGTCACCTTCAAAAATTGGTGGATTATTTAGGTCAAGACTCATTACTATAGTAGGAAGTTTTTTGTCTTCAACCACTAATACCTGTAGTCCATTTTTAAGTTCAAATGTGTATGGTTCACCTAGATTAATTTCTGGTGTTGGCCCGGATGTTGGAACCTTTGATCTATCAATTTGTGCGGTGGCAGTCATTCCTACGAGGAAGAGTGCCATTACATATATTAATTGCTTTTTCATTTTGCTTATTTTGTTGTGATGGTAAATTCAGTTCTGCGGTTTTGCTCGTGTTCCTCTTCGGTACATGATTGTGACTCACAGTTTATTACTGGGTTGGATTCTCCTTTACCCATGGCAGTTATACGGTTTGACGCGATGCCTTTACCTCTTAGGTAACCTGCAACTGCATTTGCACGACGCTGCGACAGCATCTGGTTATAGCTTGAGCTACCACGGCTGTCAGTATATGTCATTGCTTGTAGCATCAACTCGCTATTTTCTTTCATCTTGTTAGCAATCATGTCTAGCGTTCTTTTTGAACTGCTGTTTAAAGTTGCTTCGTCATAACCAAAGTAGATGTTCTCCATTTCTAGTTTATCAGTACCGGTTTCAGTAACTTCTTCTTTCATGGTTTCTACTTCTTCCTTAGCATCTTCTTCACTAGTTGGCGCCTCACCTGCTAGATAATCAAGCTCTAGACGTTGATTAGGTTTCAAGTATTGGTTAGCTACACGCTTGATATCTTCACGTGTAATACTTCTATAGATATCTAACTCTTTATTAATACGATCAGTATCACCTTGAAGCATATTGTATGTTGCTAGTGAGGCCGCAATACCTTGTACTCTTGAATTAGAACTTACATATTGTGCTTCAAATTGATTTTGAAGTTTTTGGTATTCACGCTCAGTAATCAATTCAGTTTGAAGTTTTTTGATCTCTTCATCCATTACTTCAGCAAGTTTGCTTAGCTCGGTATCACCTTTAGCAAGTGCACCCATCGTATAAGTGCCGTAATCCTGATTAGCCTGATTAAATGCTAAAACTTGAAATGCGATCTGCTCGTCTTCTACCATACGCTTCTGCATACGAGAAGAATTACCACCTGTAAGTACAGAAGATATGTAGTCAAGTACATAGGCATCTCTATCAATAGACTTAGGAGTTACATAAGAAAAGATTTTTGCTGGAATCTGGATGTTCGCATCATATTCCGTAGCATATCTAGTTGATGTGATTGGTGCCTCAACAATTGACTTGCGAGTATTGCGTGGTGCTTTGTTCTCGATCGGGCCAAAGTAATCCTCAATCATTTTCTTAGTGTCATTAATATTAATGTCACCAGCAACTACAAGCGTTGCATTGTTAGGATTATAATATTTATCGTTAAAAGCTTTGAATTCTTCAAGCTTTGCAGCATTAAGGTCTTCCATACTTCCTATTACAGATTGACCATAAGGGTGCTTTTTGAACAAGTGCTTGTCAATACCTGTACGGTAAATGATTGCACCATAAGGAGCATTGTCAATACGTTGACGCTTTTCTTCTTTTACTACCTCATTTTGGGTATCCACACCTATCTGTTCAATTTGTGGGTGCAGCATTCGCTCGCTTTCCATCCATAGAGCTAGTTCTAACTTGTTAGATGGGAATGTCTCATAATAATAGGTGCGATCTTGAGTAGTGTTGGCATTATTGCTACCACCATTGGCCGCTACAATGTTGAACCATTCACCGCGCTCAATATTTTCAGTACCTTCAAATAGCAGGTGTTCAAAAAAGTGGGCAAATCCAGTTCTTCCTGGTTCTTCATCTTTGGCACCTACTTGATACATCACTCCAGCCGTAACAACTGGCGCAGCATTTTCTTGGTGAAGGATAACGTGTAGTCCATTAGGAAGGTCATACTCCTCAAAGTCGACCTGTTGTGCAAATCCTATTGCAGATGCAAAAGCGACTGCCAGACTTAAAACAATTTTATTCATTATTCATTTGGTTTTAAATAGTTCATGGTTAGTATGCAACAGTATGGAATTGTTACAATTTAATCTTGCTTTAAAAGTAGGTGGTTGATGTTCAAATTGAGTTAAAGTAATTTCAAAGTTCCCTAAAACACTACATTTACTCTTACTTTTACGTCTCGACCAAAGCCAAGAGTGCCTTATGAAGAATACCTATAAATACGGATTATATATAGCAGCAACACTGATTATATATTTTTTGATCATTGATTTGTTGAATTTCTCTACTACAATTTACTTGTCATTTTTTAATGCAGTAATCACAGCTGGATGTTTGTTTCTAGCCGTGCGCGATGTTTATCAACACGAAAAGGAAGATTTCAAATACATGGAAGGCTTTACGGCTGCACTTGCCTCAGGCTTCATAGGAACGACCATTTTCACCATTTTTATGGCAGTTTATCTATTTGAGATCGATCCAGAATTGGCACAGAGTCTCAAGGAACAGATCACCATTGCTGGTAGTGGTATTGAAGTGGCTATCTTACTGTTCATTTTTCTTTCAGGAATTGCAACCACCATCATATCTGCATTAGTAGTTATACCTATTTATAAGCAGTCATGGAATACAAAGCGCATGCGCAAAAAGCAAAATCCAATGAATGATAAGCACTAGTTAGTGTTTTGAACATTATTCAATTTGCTATAAAATCATTATGACTTTTACTATACCTGAAACTTTTAAGGTATAGACTCATATAGTGAGGACAATCTTTTTATTTCGAATAGGCTACCATATTGCCACTCTTAGACAATCATATCGCCTCTCGTTTTAATGCTTTACAAAGCTGTTTAATAATTGTTTATAACTTTGCTTATTTGAGCAATAGGAGTATATTTGCAGCCCAAAATTAATCACATTAATAACTAGTTATGTACGCAATCGTAGAGATAGCAGGGCAACAATTCAAGATCGAGCAAGATCAGAAGTTGTACGTACATCGCCTACAAGAGGATGAAGGAAAGACCATTTCCATCGATAAGGTTCTCTTAATAGGTGACGGCGACAACATCACTCTCGGCGCCCCAGCTATAGAAGGAGCATTTGCTGAGGCAAAAGTTCTGGGACACCTTAAAGGTGACAAAGTAATCGTTTTCAAGAAGAAACGTAGAAAAGGATACCGCAAGAAAAACGGTCACAGACAGTATTTGTCAGAGATTCAGATTTCAAGCATATCTGCAAAAGGTGGTAAAAAGTCTTCTTCTAGTTCCGCTTCCGCGAAAGCAAAAAAAGACGACAAACCAGTTGCAAAAGAAGTAAAACCTACCGAAGCTCCTAAGGGCGAAGTAGCAAAGAAAGAAGCGCCAGCAAAAAAAGCTCCAGCTAAAAAAGCTACTGCCAAAGGTGATGATCTTAAAAAGATTGAAGGTATAGGTCCTAAAATCGCCAGCACACTAGCTGATGCAGGAATGGGAACATTTGCAGAGTTAGCAAAAGCTGATCCAGCAAAAATCTCTGAAATCATTGCTGATGTAAGAGGCAATCACGTGCCAGATACATGGCCACAACAAGCTCAACTTGCTGCAGATGGTAAGTGGGATGAATTAAAAGAACTTCAAGATCGTCTTGACGGCGGCGTTGAAAAATAAGTATAACCGCTCTCGATAGATCGAGACATTAAATAAATTATCATGGCTCACAAAAAAGGAGTAGGTAGTTCTAAAAACGGTAGAGAATCAGAATCGAAACGCCTAGGCGTGAAGATTTTTGGTGGACAAGATGCAGTTGCTGGTAATATTATCATACGCCAGCGCGGTATGGAGCATCACCCAGGTGAGAACGTGTATGCAGGTAAAGATTTTACCCTACACGCTCAAGTTGATGGTGTTGTTAAATTCACTAAGAAGAGAAATAATAGATCATACGTATCTATCGTACCAGGAGCTGAGGCTTAATTAGTTCTCAAACATTATTTTAAAATCTCAATCAGGAAACTGGTTGGGATTTTTGTTTTTATAGCTACTTTTCTACTATCATGAAGTATCCAAAACTAGCAAAGCAAATCATCGATCTCAAGAAGGCAGATCTCGCGATGCGTGATAGATTAATCGAATCTAGCGAGTTGAATGATGGCTATAATGAACAAATGGAAGCGTTGCACA
This window harbors:
- a CDS encoding DMT family transporter, with the translated sequence MDDSKLKYVYLVTLSIIWGSSFILIKKALGQDGNGNLVLEPLQLGALRTMISGTILIAIGWKSFSKTKRKDWPWLALSGLLGTFFPAFLFAYAQTEIDSAISAILNSTVPLITLILGAIVFGIGFSKKQLLGVIIGLTGAVGLVLAGMENNPEQNYLFAGLILIACTCYASNVNIIKRYLQEIKPLAIATANFVFILPLAIIVFLSADGASIEFTSEPVLKSLGFILVLCLFGTVAAKIMFNKLVQITSPVFASSVTYLMPVIGLTWGILDGEDFNIWQFVATAVIIFAVILVTSAKKKPASD
- a CDS encoding insulinase family protein; protein product: MKKQLIYVMALFLVGMTATAQIDRSKVPTSGPTPEINLGEPYTFELKNGLQVLVVEDKKLPTIVMSLDLNNPPIFEGDKAGVQSLAGSIMGKGTTKTPKEKFNEQVDYLGARINVGTGGGFATTLSKYTEEVMALFAEAALNPNFTQEELDTEKSQLIEGIKSGENSAAAVAGRVRSALVYGTDHPAGEFATEETINNVTVADVKEFYNSYFVPSKAYLLISGDIDGKDAKKLVKKYFGDWKAKDAPKPNLPEVNDVAMTQINFVDVPNAVQTELAVYNLSELKMNDEDYHAALIANYIFGGGFGSYLNMNLREENGYTYGAGSGLGAGRNYKSTFRATSKVRNEVTDSAVVETMKELNRIRTEYVSDEDLSNAKAKFLGNFIMQSEDKSVVADRAITIRTNDLDEDFYKDFIKNINAVTKEDVKRVANKYMKRDNMRIVLVGKASDVLENLEKMKIDGKNVPIKYYDKYANPVEKPSGVDIPADATVNTVLADYVKAIGGRDAVTDVKSIALIGTASSPMGELLLNIKKTSKGQYSQTVSVGGNVAMKQVYNNGKGKMSGMQGNMELEGDQLEAVAQEAVLFPEFTYPDQGSLAGAEMMDDKKVYVIQWTDTKKRFYDMSSNLLLGEEVTATSQGQEFKQLTRFEDYKEVKGVKFPTAIIQNLGGQEIRFNINTIKVNEGVVDSDFE
- a CDS encoding insulinase family protein, producing MNKIVLSLAVAFASAIGFAQQVDFEEYDLPNGLHVILHQENAAPVVTAGVMYQVGAKDEEPGRTGFAHFFEHLLFEGTENIERGEWFNIVAANGGSNNANTTQDRTYYYETFPSNKLELALWMESERMLHPQIEQIGVDTQNEVVKEEKRQRIDNAPYGAIIYRTGIDKHLFKKHPYGQSVIGSMEDLNAAKLEEFKAFNDKYYNPNNATLVVAGDININDTKKMIEDYFGPIENKAPRNTRKSIVEAPITSTRYATEYDANIQIPAKIFSYVTPKSIDRDAYVLDYISSVLTGGNSSRMQKRMVEDEQIAFQVLAFNQANQDYGTYTMGALAKGDTELSKLAEVMDEEIKKLQTELITEREYQKLQNQFEAQYVSSNSRVQGIAASLATYNMLQGDTDRINKELDIYRSITREDIKRVANQYLKPNQRLELDYLAGEAPTSEEDAKEEVETMKEEVTETGTDKLEMENIYFGYDEATLNSSSKRTLDMIANKMKENSELMLQAMTYTDSRGSSSYNQMLSQRRANAVAGYLRGKGIASNRITAMGKGESNPVINCESQSCTEEEHEQNRRTEFTITTK
- a CDS encoding DUF4199 domain-containing protein; protein product: MKNTYKYGLYIAATLIIYFLIIDLLNFSTTIYLSFFNAVITAGCLFLAVRDVYQHEKEDFKYMEGFTAALASGFIGTTIFTIFMAVYLFEIDPELAQSLKEQITIAGSGIEVAILLFIFLSGIATTIISALVVIPIYKQSWNTKRMRKKQNPMNDKH
- the rplU gene encoding 50S ribosomal protein L21, translated to MYAIVEIAGQQFKIEQDQKLYVHRLQEDEGKTISIDKVLLIGDGDNITLGAPAIEGAFAEAKVLGHLKGDKVIVFKKKRRKGYRKKNGHRQYLSEIQISSISAKGGKKSSSSSASAKAKKDDKPVAKEVKPTEAPKGEVAKKEAPAKKAPAKKATAKGDDLKKIEGIGPKIASTLADAGMGTFAELAKADPAKISEIIADVRGNHVPDTWPQQAQLAADGKWDELKELQDRLDGGVEK
- the rpmA gene encoding 50S ribosomal protein L27 → MAHKKGVGSSKNGRESESKRLGVKIFGGQDAVAGNIIIRQRGMEHHPGENVYAGKDFTLHAQVDGVVKFTKKRNNRSYVSIVPGAEA